One stretch of Helicobacter sp. 11S03491-1 DNA includes these proteins:
- a CDS encoding coiled-coil domain-containing protein: MLQYSTNMKGETMPYAMGLTREAYNIIYETFPDKNQADGVASVFEKVLLQLDVNSRVVFDERLETIILSVKEKLGAEFATKSDLEALKAVLEKQIAELRTELKQDTTELKVELKTEIAELRTEIAVIDTKVTNLSQDFNNKLNSFKFSMIKWVVGTLVITLGVIATLAGLLTKLNII, translated from the coding sequence ATGCTACAATATAGCACAAACATGAAAGGAGAAACGATGCCTTATGCAATGGGTTTGACTAGAGAAGCATATAATATTATTTATGAAACTTTTCCTGACAAAAATCAAGCTGATGGTGTTGCCTCTGTTTTTGAAAAAGTTTTATTGCAATTAGATGTCAATAGTCGGGTTGTCTTTGATGAGAGACTTGAAACAATTATTTTAAGTGTCAAAGAAAAACTGGGCGCAGAATTTGCAACCAAGTCAGATTTAGAAGCGCTTAAAGCCGTCTTAGAAAAGCAAATTGCCGAACTCAGAACCGAACTCAAGCAAGATACTACAGAACTCAAAGTTGAACTCAAAACTGAGATTGCAGAACTTAGAACTGAGATTGCCGTAATTGATACTAAGGTTACAAACTTGTCTCAAGATTTCAACAATAAGCTTAATTCTTTTAAATTTTCCATGATCAAGTGGGTTGTGGGAACTTTAGTTATAACACTTGGTGTTATTGCTACTTTGGCCGGCTTACTAACCAAATTGAATATCATCTGA